From Coccinella septempunctata chromosome 4, icCocSept1.1, whole genome shotgun sequence, a single genomic window includes:
- the LOC123311792 gene encoding uncharacterized protein LOC123311792, which produces MLQVKMVLTYGICQAACAGLVVACFSAAGFTFGTVPGAIIAATPALAACNTAFASCSAACAPLLLSPI; this is translated from the exons atgctacaagt AAAAATGGTTCTCACGTACGGAATATGCCAAGCTGCATGTGCCGGCCTTGTGGTGGCTTGCTTCAGCGCTGCGGGCTTCACTTTCGGAACAGTCCCAGGTGCCATAATTGCTGCAACTCCAGCGTTGGCGGCCTGTAACACTGCGTTCGCCTCTTGTAGTGCCGCCTGTGCTCCACTATTGTTATCTCCAATTTAA